GAATGGAGCAGAGTGTTGTAAGTTACAGTATTTGGCCCCATCCCATGTGATAACAGATTATATATGATTAAAGCAGTATCTTCGTATTTCCCCTGTTTACAAGTATAGTTAACCAGAGAATTGTAAGTCACAATATCAGGATAACAGCCCTCAATCGCCATATCTTCCAATACTTCCATTGCCCGGACAGTCCCACAGTGCTTGCAGACTAGCTCAATGAGAACTGTGTAGGTGATCAAATAAGCAGGGCAACCTTTTCTCAGTTGGTCCTTCCAAAATCCAATAGCCTGATCAAAACCACCATGATCAAACATGCAGCGCAGTATTGTATTATAAGTAATTGCATCAGGAGGGCAGCCACTCAAGCTCATTTCATCCAAGAGTTCAATGGCAGTTTTTAATAGTCCCTTCTTGCAGAGGCCTCCAACCAACATATTGTATGTAATAATATCTGGAATCCCACCAGACATTACCATGATTTTTAGGACCCTAGTAGCTCTTTCTGTAGATTCGAGTTTAATTAGGCCCCTGATTAAGTTTATGCATGAAGGGAAATAGGGAATTTGGTTTCGACGCGCCATCACATCTATCAATCTTGATGCATTAACTAACTTCCCTTTGCTGCACAAATTCTGAAGGATTTCATTGTtggtttcttcatcatttccaaCAAAAGATCCATCTaaagaagaatttgaagaatttgaatattTCTTTGAACTCATTTGTTCTCTTAGTTTCTTCTCAACCCCAAAAGCATATCTTCCTGAGCTCCATTCTTGATCCTCCCCATTAACTCTATCAATGCAAACACTTCTCTCTTGGCCCATACACCGTAGCAACAATGCATTTCTTCTTGAAACATGATCTCCCTTCCATTGTAGATAAGACTGAGTTTTGAAATTACAGTTGACCGAACAATTTAAGTGAAATGCTTGTGATTTCACTGGAGAACAGCAGTCACTAGCAGAAGTGAGGTCCGTTTGGAATCCATGCAAACAAGGAACTTCGGTTATGGATTTATGAGCAATAACTGTAAGCTCCATATCCCTCTACTGGCTTAGCAGAATAAGCTCCTACAAGTTACAGACAGATATAAGATATTCAGTACCCCAAGTTTTCTTTCAATCATAAGCAAGCACAGCTAAAAATTCCCAATTTCTTTAATCCCAATCGTAAATCTAAACTTCAGAATACTTAATGAAAATTCTTTAGCTTTCAACTAATGTTCTCTATGAGAATGAAAACCATAAacaaacaattcaaaatataCGCAGAGATGGTTGACAAAATGCAAAAGCCAGGCTAATAACATcacaagtaaaaaaatttaagaactgAGAAGAGATGAACCAGAAGATATAGATAAAAG
Above is a genomic segment from Vitis riparia cultivar Riparia Gloire de Montpellier isolate 1030 chromosome 14, EGFV_Vit.rip_1.0, whole genome shotgun sequence containing:
- the LOC117930661 gene encoding pentatricopeptide repeat-containing protein At1g08610, with protein sequence MELTVIAHKSITEVPCLHGFQTDLTSASDCCSPVKSQAFHLNCSVNCNFKTQSYLQWKGDHVSRRNALLLRCMGQERSVCIDRVNGEDQEWSSGRYAFGVEKKLREQMSSKKYSNSSNSSLDGSFVGNDEETNNEILQNLCSKGKLVNASRLIDVMARRNQIPYFPSCINLIRGLIKLESTERATRVLKIMVMSGGIPDIITYNMLVGGLCKKGLLKTAIELLDEMSLSGCPPDAITYNTILRCMFDHGGFDQAIGFWKDQLRKGCPAYLITYTVLIELVCKHCGTVRAMEVLEDMAIEGCYPDIVTYNSLVNYTCKQGKYEDTALIIYNLLSHGMGPNTVTYNTLLHSLCTHGYWDEVDEILLIMNMTSQPPTVVTYNILINGLCKYGLLDRAINFFDQMVSHNCLPDIITYNTLLAALCKEGMVDDALHLLHSLNDTRCSPGLITYNIVIDGLAKKGCMEKAMGLYGEMIERGFAPDDITHRTLFWGLFRLDLVEDALVILKEMNKRNQRIKNSAFRFVIHGLCKKKKVDIAIQVLEMMVSSPCKPNEEIYSAIIKGVGAAGMIEEANQLHQKLTELKVFREETMPH